In the genome of Streptacidiphilus rugosus AM-16, the window GGAGGAATCCAGCTGATCGAACGGTTGGAAGAGCCGGTCGATCAGTTCCGACGGGATGCCGATCCCCGTGTCGCGCACCGAGAACTGGACGGTGAAAACTCCCTGCTCGCTGGGCGCGCGGCTCTGCAGCGGCGTCCCGGCGTCCGATGACTCGACACGTGCGGCGGTCAGCACGACCTCACCGGCCTCGGTGAACTTCATGGCGTTACTGAGCAGATTGACGATGACCTGGCGAAGCCGCAGGCCGTCGCACATGATTTCGTCGGGCAGTTCGGGGTCGATCGCGAAGGCCAGGTCGAGCTCGTGCTTCTCGTCGGCCCTGGGGGTGATCAGGTCGAACGCGGACTCGATGCACTGACGCAGGTCGGTCGAGACTTCCTCGATCTCGAACTTGCCGGCCTCGAACTTGGAGAAGTCCAAAATGTCATTGATGATCGTCAGCAGGCTGTCGGCGCTGCTCTGGACGATCTCAGCGTAGTTGCGCTGCTCGTCGCTCAGCGAGGTGCCCATCAGCAGCTCTGACATCCCCATGACCGCGTTCATCGGGGTGCGGATCTCATGGCTCATGGTGGCAAGGAACGTGCCCTTGGCGCGGTTGGCGGCGTTGGCTTCGCGCGCCGTCGACTCCAGTGCCTGTGCGGCGATCTCCCGTTCCCGTACCCGGCCCAGCTGACTGACCAGGCCGGCGATGAGGCTGATGGCCGATTCGTCGAGCGGCTGGAGGGTAGTGGTGAAGAACTCCACCACCCCCCCGGTCCCCTGATGAAGGAGCACAGGGAAGCCCACAGCTCCGGCGATCCCCGTCTGTTCTGAGAGCGTCGGCGTCAGGCCGCTCTCCGGTCCCAGCCGTTCCGGACCCTGTGGGCGGCCGCTCGTCTGGGTCCGCACAGTCAGTGCAGACGGCCCGCGGTCGAGCGCGGCCCGCAGCCGCTCCCGTACAGACTCCGGCCACTGATCGGCCATGACCCAGACCGCGGCAGACGTGAAGGCGTCCGCTGTTGTGGCGAGGGCAGGCTCAGGTGCGGGCACGGCTGTGTAAGCGCAGGCGGCGGGCCAGCCCATGTACGCGCAGATCAGGGGCAGCCCGTCGGCGAGGACCTCGTCCCAGGTGCTGGCTTTGTTCCCGGCAGCCGCGACGCCCTGCAGCAGCTGCAAGGAGCGGGTGCGCTGGTGCAGCTGCTCAGTCCGTAGACGTACCTTCTCTTCGACGGTGGAGTAGCTCTCCTGCAGGTTGTCGGCCATCGTGTTGAAGGTGTCGGCCAGCGACGCGATCTCGTCCCGGCTGGTCACGCGGGCTCGGCGTTCGAGCTTTCCAGCGGCGAGTGCTCTCGCGGCGTCGGCCACGTGAGAGATGTTCTGGGCGATACGGTGCGACATCAAGGTGGTCAGAGCGATGATCAGTGCCAGTCCCGAGCCGATCGTCACCAGCAGGATCGTGTTGTGTCCTTGGACCGTGCTGATCCGCGAATGCAGCATGCGGTCCTCCTGATCGAACAAGGAGTTCCACAGCTGCGTATCGGTCCGCAAGGCGTCCGCGGTCCGGGCGCTTCCCCCAGGTCGTGGACACCCTGATCATTGGATCGCGAGGATCCGTAGAACAGGAGTTCCCGTTGGGGACGTCGAAGTACAGCCCTGAGTTCAGGGCCGATGCCGTCGCGCTGTACCACGCCACGCCGGGCGGTACGTACGCGTCGGTGGCCCAGGACGTGGGCGTCAACCACGAGACGCTGCGGATCTGGGTGCGTGATGCGGAGGCGGCTGCCCGGCCGGGGGCCGGTGAGGCGAGCGCGATGGAGAAGGAGAACCGGCAGCTGCGGGCGCGGGTGAAGGAGCTCGAGCTCGAGCGGGAGATCCTGCGCAGGGCCGCGAAGTATTTCGCCCGGGAGACCAGCTGGTGAGCAGCCGCTTTCAGTTCGTCGAGGATCACCGGGACGCCTACGGCGTGAAGCGGCTGTGCCGGATGATGCAGGTCTCGCGGTCCGGGTTCTACCGGTGGCTGGCCGGCGCGGACGCGCGCATGGAACGGGCGAGGGCGGACGCGGAGCTTGCCGAGCGGATCGCCCGGATCCACACCGACTCGGACGGGACCTACGGGGTTCCGCGCGTCACCGCCGAGCTGCGGGATGCCGGGGACCGGATTAACCACAAGCGCGTGGAACGCGTGATGCGCACGTTCGGCATCGTCGGGCTGCACCTGCGCAAGAAGGTCCGCACCACGATCCCCGAGCCGTCGGCGACACCGGTGCCGGACCTGCTGGACCGTGACTTCACCGCGGCCAGGCCGAACACCAGGTACGTGGGCGACATAACCTACCTGCCCATCGGTGGCGGCCAGTTCCTTTACCTGGCCACGGTGTTGGACCTGTGCTCGAAACGGCTGGCGGGCTGGTCGATCGCCGACCACATGCGCACGTCCCTGGTGACCGACGCCCTGCGGGCCGCCGCGGCCGCCCGCGGCGCAGCCGGACTGCGCGGGGCGATTTTCCACAGCGACAACGGGGCCCAGTACGGGTCCAGGGACTTCGCGCACGTCTGCGCGGAGCTCGGCGTGACCAGATCGCGCGGCGCAGTGGGCACCAGCGCGGACAACGCCGCCGCGGAGAGCTTCAACGCGACCATGAAACGCGAGACGCTCCAGGGACGGAAACGGTGGAACGGGGCCCGCGAAGCCCGACTCGCCGTCTTCCGGTGGGTGACCCGCTACAACACCCGGCGGCGGCACTCCAGCCTCGGCCAGATCAGCCCGGTCACCTACGAACAACGATCAACTACGCTGGTCGTTGCCGCATGACAACCGGTGTCCACGAACCCGGGGAAACGCCCGTCCCACCCTGGACGCCTGCCAAGGTCAGGGCAGAGCCGCCAGAGATCTGCTGGTCAGCGATGCCGATGAGGCCGTTGGCCGTTGTGCTCACTTGGTCCAGCAAGGGAGCCAAGGCGGGGCTTAGGTCGGTGTCGTTATTGTGGGCCGGGGTGGCGTCGAACGCCCGGTTGAGGGCGTCGTTGAGCTGGCCGAGCTGCTGGCTGAGCAGGCCGCTCGCCTGGATGAGACCGTCCGTGTCAGCCGGGTGCCTGGTCTGGGCGGCGATGCCGACCGTATCGCCCAGGGAGCTGATCTGATTCACCAGCGGAGGCTCCAGTGCCGACAGCGCGGAGCCGATGTAGAAGGTGTCGGGCTGCGGATCCAGGTTGATCTTGGATACATCGCCCACGTAGGAGTACAGCGACAGCTGGTTGCCGACCAACTGCTGAGTGAAGCCCGTGGCGAGCGCATCATCCGGGCCGACGGCCTTCACCTCCTGCCACTGGCCGATCAGGCCCGCGAACACGAGCTGGCCCTTGCCCGCAGTGGTCAAGGCCTCGTCCAGGCGCCGCTGCAGTGAGGGGTCTGTGCCCTTCAACTGGGTGAAGTCACCGTCCACGGCGCTTTGGAGGGCCGCTATCTGCTGTGGCGCCACCTGAGCGCCGTGAGCAATCTCGGTGGACACCGAGCGGTACTGGATCAGGTCCAGCGTCAACGCGCTGAGGGAGCGCAGATACGCGGTGCCTGCCAGCTCCTGCTGTGCGACGTTGATGCTGCCGTTCTGCTGATTGACCAGATACGCCACAGCCACCAGAAGCGGTACCAGGAACGCCATCGCGATGACCACGAGCTTGTGCCATATCCGCAACCTGAAGCGCCCGAAGCGCGTCCTAGCTTCAGACGGCGAAGAACGGTACGCCGGGGCCGAAGGGAACGGGTTGCGCCTCATGGATCGTCGCGTTCTTCAGCGGGGCGCAGAACGACGTGGTCAGCCGCCTGGCACTGTGAGCCCAAGTCTGCCGTATCGTCGCCCAACCTGCATGTGGAGGGCAGGCGGCTCAAACGTCCCGACCCCGATCCGGGCATCATCCTCCTGCCCGCACGCCGACCTGGCCGACACCCTCACGGCTCTGCCGCCGCGACGGCTCCGGCGATCAGGCCACAGCCGACAGAATCCGTGCGAAGACCGTCAAGGAAAGCGCGAAGCCCAGCCCCGTTCTGCGGGGCGGACCAAAGATCAGTAGGACTGGACCTCAGCCAGCGAGGAGAGATATGCGTCCGGGCGAGGGGCGAAACCCTGGACTTTCGGGCCGACCAGATAGTAGTCATCCGACCGGAACAGCCACACCCATGGCGATTCGCTGAGCA includes:
- a CDS encoding response regulator produces the protein MFDQEDRMLHSRISTVQGHNTILLVTIGSGLALIIALTTLMSHRIAQNISHVADAARALAAGKLERRARVTSRDEIASLADTFNTMADNLQESYSTVEEKVRLRTEQLHQRTRSLQLLQGVAAAGNKASTWDEVLADGLPLICAYMGWPAACAYTAVPAPEPALATTADAFTSAAVWVMADQWPESVRERLRAALDRGPSALTVRTQTSGRPQGPERLGPESGLTPTLSEQTGIAGAVGFPVLLHQGTGGVVEFFTTTLQPLDESAISLIAGLVSQLGRVREREIAAQALESTAREANAANRAKGTFLATMSHEIRTPMNAVMGMSELLMGTSLSDEQRNYAEIVQSSADSLLTIINDILDFSKFEAGKFEIEEVSTDLRQCIESAFDLITPRADEKHELDLAFAIDPELPDEIMCDGLRLRQVIVNLLSNAMKFTEAGEVVLTAARVESSDAGTPLQSRAPSEQGVFTVQFSVRDTGIGIPSELIDRLFQPFDQLDSSTTRRFGGTGLGLAISQRLVELMGGTIWAESEVGRGSTFHFTIVTRETPAQLRQSRAASRTELQGMRMLVVDDNATNRMLLARQANAWGMHVRATSSPQEALRWIRDGDPFDVAVFDLWMPEQDGIELAREISRHRANLPMILLTSVGKPDASPEDLALFSACHTKPIRAALLYASLLAALLPERSALTERRAVADEPPGEELKPLRILLAEDNNVNQQLALRMLSKIGYTADAVGDGAQALEALRAKPYDVVLMDVHMPVMNGLTASRAIHQEWPSHQRPRIIALTASAMRGDREACIAAGMDDYLTKPLSLKTLAHALAQYTPVTPISADTTVTTGSEAASPPQPEQQPEAVMADKPILNSATLGPLISSLDVEFTAQLMDAFLEDSPHLVEEIRQGVHSGDAELVHRAAHTLKSNCKTFGLDQLTPLCQRLENLTADGGLDGVTDVARDIAASYALAREAVSRARQELSQD
- a CDS encoding IS3 family transposase (programmed frameshift); its protein translation is MGTSKYSPEFRADAVALYHATPGGTYASVAQDVGVNHETLRIWVRDAEAAARPGAGEASAMEKENRQLRARVKELELEREILRRAAKYFAPGDQLVSSRFQFVEDHRDAYGVKRLCRMMQVSRSGFYRWLAGADARMERARADAELAERIARIHTDSDGTYGVPRVTAELRDAGDRINHKRVERVMRTFGIVGLHLRKKVRTTIPEPSATPVPDLLDRDFTAARPNTRYVGDITYLPIGGGQFLYLATVLDLCSKRLAGWSIADHMRTSLVTDALRAAAAARGAAGLRGAIFHSDNGAQYGSRDFAHVCAELGVTRSRGAVGTSADNAAAESFNATMKRETLQGRKRWNGAREARLAVFRWVTRYNTRRRHSSLGQISPVTYEQRSTTLVVAA